A genomic region of Chelmon rostratus isolate fCheRos1 chromosome 8, fCheRos1.pri, whole genome shotgun sequence contains the following coding sequences:
- the sh3bp5b gene encoding SH3 domain-binding protein 5b, producing MDHLEKEHRSDDEAEYEDEEVDPRIQGELEKLNQSTDDINRCETELEDARQKFRSVLVEATVKLDELVKKIGKAVEESKPYWESRRLARQAQLEAQKATQDFQRATEVLRAAKETISLAEQRLLEEDNRQFDSAWQEMLNHATQRVMEAEHTKTRSELVHKETAAKYTAAISRMKQLEKKLKRTINKSKPYFEMKAKYYLQLENLKKNVDERQAKLSQAKGEYKTALRNLEMISDEIHERRRSSVMGPRGRGVGAEGDSVSGDDISGFKMETDGISIASVCFDDEACGGSSIMSEEDSETRSTCSLGSSPSSPQELLSPCPFASSSSTSSCTSSSASPSPTPSSSSSSSSPSPLSRPCSLDLPTTVSLSDFGLISPVLGPRSECSGASSPECDLERGDRAEGAEGDLDNAPATTNNNSATPSTKKSFSLEARFSFLNLRRPRADNAKTTDNCSPKAPAGQTVVLVKGV from the exons ATGGATCATTTAGAGAAGGAGCACAGGTCGGACGACGAGGCCGAATATGAAGACGAGGAGGTGGACCCCAGAATCCAG GGCGAGCTGGAGAAACTCAACCAATCCACTGACGACATCAACAGATGTGAGACGGAGCTGGAG gaCGCGAGGCAGAAGTTCCGCTCGGTTCTGGTTGAGGCCACGGTGAAGCTGGACGAACTGGTGAAGAAGATCGGCAAGGCTGTGGAGGAGTCCAAGCCTTACTGGGAGTCCCGCAGGCTGGCGAGACAG gcccAGCTGGAGGCCCAGAAGGCCACCCAGGACTTCCAGAGAGCCACCGAGGTCCTGCGGGCGGCGAAGGAGACCATCTCCCTGGCTGAGCAGAGGCTCCTGGAGGAGGACAATCGGCAGTTTGACTCGGCCTGGCAGGAGATGCTGAACCACGCCACCCAGcgg GTGATGGAGGCGGAGCACACCAAGACGAGAAGCGAACTGGTGCACAAAGAGACGGCGGCCAAATACACGGCAGCAATCAGCCGCATGAAGCAGCTGGAGAAGAAACTCAAACGCACCATCAACAAGTCCAA GCCCTACTTTGAGATGAAGGCGAAGTACTATCTGCAGCTGGAG aACCTGAAGAAGAACGTGGACGAGCGGCAGGCCAAACTGTCTCAGGCCAAAGGCGAGTATAAGACGGCGCTCAGGAACCTGGAGATGATCTCCGACGAGATCCACGAGCGGCGTCGGAGCTCCGTCATGGGCCCCCGGGGACGCGGCGTGGGCGCCGAGGGCGATAGCGTTTCCGGGGACGACATCTCCGGCTTTAAGATGGAGACGGACGGAATATCCA TTGCGTCGGTGTGTTTCGATGACGAGGCTTGTGGCGGCAGCAGCATCATGTCGGAGGAAGACTCAGAGACGCGCTCCACCTGCAGCCTGGGTTCATCTCCCAGCAGCCCTCAGGAGCTCCTGTCGCCCTGCCCCTTcgccagctcctcctccacctcctcctgcacgtcctcctccgcctctccGTCAcccactccctcctcctcctcctcctcctcctctccgtctcctctgTCCAGGCCCTGCAGCCTGGACCTTCCCACCACCGTGTCGCTGTCCGACTTCGGCCTCATCTCGCCGGTGCTCGGGCCTCGCAGCGAGTGCAGCGGAGCGTCGTCGCCAGAATGCGACctggagagag GCGACCGGGCAGAAGGTGCAGAGGGAGATCTGGACAACGCTCCGgccaccaccaacaacaacagcgcCACCCCCAGCACCAAGAAGAGCTTCAGCCTGGAGGCACGCTTCAGCTTCCTGAACCTGCGGCGCCCGCGTGCCGACAACGCCAAAACCACAGACAACTGCTCCCCGAAGGCGCCGGCCGGGCAGACTGTGGTCCTGGTCAAAGGAGTCTGA